One Gloeothece verrucosa PCC 7822 DNA window includes the following coding sequences:
- a CDS encoding CheW domain-containing protein, producing MTSPKIPAKVPLFSSTNVQEKGSLEQFLRFYLVPDTTVILPLTQLTEVLSIPLGQIIPIPQMPSWIMGVYNWRGEILWMVDLGQLLGLTPWHQQSITSSFYRAIVLHSMSSEQAPTRVKGQVLGLVVSQVEDIEWCNPQEIQSPPASAITPCLAPFLRGYWLKPGGKMMVTLDGEAIMAALPKP from the coding sequence ATGACATCCCCTAAAATTCCTGCTAAAGTTCCCTTGTTTTCATCCACCAACGTGCAAGAAAAAGGTTCCTTAGAACAGTTTTTAAGGTTTTATCTGGTTCCTGACACCACTGTTATCCTACCCCTGACACAACTGACAGAGGTGTTAAGTATCCCTTTAGGACAAATTATTCCGATTCCCCAAATGCCGAGTTGGATCATGGGAGTGTACAATTGGCGGGGTGAAATTCTCTGGATGGTTGATCTCGGACAATTGTTAGGACTGACTCCCTGGCATCAACAATCTATCACATCATCGTTTTATCGAGCGATCGTCCTTCACTCCATGAGTAGTGAGCAAGCACCCACTAGAGTCAAAGGTCAAGTGCTAGGTTTAGTGGTTAGTCAGGTGGAGGATATTGAATGGTGTAATCCTCAAGAGATTCAATCTCCGCCGGCTTCTGCGATTACTCCCTGTTTAGCTCCCTTTTTACGCGGCTATTGGTTAAAACCTGGCGGTAAGATGATGGTAACTCTTGATGGTGAGGCCATTATGGCTGCCCTCCCAAAACCTTAA
- a CDS encoding IS4 family transposase, which produces MVLSQVFERFVEASPVSVMVRGLLEKVLSPQKLDDLFERSTTTQYTRELLFSTVVEMMNAVSCGIRPSIHAAYQAKASNINVSVTSVYNKLNAMEPNISAELVRETASEMEAIIRHLNPNLPDWLAGYRVKILDGNVLSGSEHRLKPLSSCNSIPLSGQSLVVLDPVLMLAIDVFPIEDGHAQERSLLKEVLKTVEEDDVWIADRNFCTLSFLSGIAAQKGFFLIRQHQCLPWHNGEKFHEVGLIEGGKVFEQTITVSDDDGYLSKIRQVKIVLEQATRDGDKEIFIVTNLPVTEASAIVVAQLYRKRWTLETLFQILTVIFNCEIKTLGYPKAALFAFCVALVSYNILAVVLAALKSVHGTQKVEKEISSYYLADEIRGIYRGMMIAIPAQEWTIFAKMSLIELTAELKRLASLVNLTVFVCHPRSPKKTRRRFKRTPPTKRPHVSTAKILAKIQPKKRTP; this is translated from the coding sequence ATGGTTCTTAGTCAAGTGTTTGAGCGTTTTGTGGAAGCCAGCCCAGTTTCAGTTATGGTGCGGGGGCTTCTAGAAAAAGTTTTATCTCCTCAAAAACTTGACGATTTATTTGAAAGAAGCACGACAACTCAGTACACAAGAGAACTACTGTTTTCGACAGTCGTGGAGATGATGAATGCAGTATCTTGCGGAATTCGGCCCTCAATTCATGCGGCTTATCAGGCAAAAGCATCGAATATAAATGTTTCCGTCACTTCAGTCTATAACAAGTTAAATGCAATGGAGCCTAATATAAGTGCCGAACTCGTTAGAGAAACAGCTAGTGAAATGGAAGCGATTATTCGGCATTTAAACCCAAATTTGCCAGATTGGTTAGCAGGTTATCGGGTTAAGATTTTAGACGGTAATGTTTTATCTGGCAGTGAACATCGTTTAAAGCCACTAAGTTCATGTAATAGCATTCCATTATCGGGGCAATCGTTAGTGGTACTTGATCCAGTTTTAATGTTAGCGATCGATGTTTTCCCGATTGAGGATGGTCATGCCCAAGAACGCTCTCTTCTAAAAGAAGTTTTAAAAACAGTAGAAGAAGATGATGTATGGATAGCTGACCGAAATTTTTGTACGTTAAGCTTTTTAAGTGGTATTGCAGCCCAAAAAGGTTTTTTTCTGATCCGCCAACATCAATGTCTTCCTTGGCATAATGGAGAAAAGTTTCATGAGGTTGGTTTAATAGAAGGGGGAAAAGTTTTTGAACAAACTATTACAGTTAGTGATGATGATGGATATTTATCAAAAATTCGGCAAGTTAAAATTGTTTTAGAACAAGCAACACGAGACGGAGATAAAGAAATTTTTATTGTTACAAATCTTCCTGTTACTGAGGCAAGTGCCATTGTGGTTGCTCAACTCTACCGCAAACGCTGGACTCTTGAAACATTATTTCAAATCTTAACGGTTATTTTTAACTGTGAAATTAAAACACTTGGCTATCCCAAAGCTGCCCTATTTGCTTTTTGTGTTGCCTTAGTTTCTTACAATATTCTTGCTGTGGTATTAGCTGCTCTTAAAAGTGTTCATGGAACTCAAAAAGTTGAAAAAGAAATTTCGAGCTATTATTTAGCCGATGAAATTCGTGGAATTTATCGAGGTATGATGATTGCCATTCCGGCTCAAGAGTGGACAATTTTTGCCAAAATGAGTTTGATTGAGCTAACGGCAGAGCTTAAAAGATTAGCTTCTCTTGTTAATCTAACAGTTTTTGTATGTCATCCCCGCTCTCCTAAAAAGACGAGAAGGCGATTTAAACGTACTCCTCCTACCAAACGCCCTCATGTTTCCACTGCTAAAATTTTAGCCAAAATTCAGCCCAAAAAACGAACACCTTGA
- a CDS encoding response regulator, whose amino-acid sequence MMTGKDPLYNPVSIREFTATKQTGFFETLKQPRFSGQLILTGPRGEKWEFYLYLGRIMFATGGVHPVRRWRRNLSAYFPQLTPEFIQLALASLGPFDIQVCWEYQLLCLWVEQQKISREQAARMIRNTIVEVLFDITQMMEVSCELRQDDLLSTRLVLIDAEQVIAQCQELWQAWQAAKIADRSPNCAPIIRQPEQLQQRTSPQVYQTLRQLLDGQQTLRDLAVRMKRDVLTVTSSLLPYIQLGLVELIQLPDLPPPISPPTTTAVAVELPIPGPLIACIDDSPLMCQTMEKILTSANYQFVAINDPLRAIAILLARKPELIFLDLVMPNANGYEICSQLRKMSYFKTTPIIILTGNDGLVDRVRAKMVGSSDFISKPVNPETVLGIIRKHLKEEAPV is encoded by the coding sequence ATGATGACTGGTAAAGATCCCCTTTATAATCCTGTATCGATTAGGGAATTTACGGCAACTAAACAAACAGGGTTCTTTGAAACCCTCAAGCAACCTCGATTTAGCGGCCAACTGATATTAACAGGCCCCAGAGGCGAAAAATGGGAATTTTATCTGTATTTGGGCCGCATTATGTTCGCTACTGGGGGAGTTCATCCCGTCAGACGGTGGAGACGCAATCTATCAGCCTATTTTCCCCAATTAACCCCCGAATTTATACAACTTGCTTTGGCGAGTCTCGGTCCCTTCGATATACAAGTTTGTTGGGAATATCAACTGTTGTGTCTGTGGGTAGAACAACAGAAAATCAGCCGAGAACAAGCCGCCAGAATGATCCGTAATACCATTGTCGAAGTGTTATTTGACATCACTCAGATGATGGAAGTCTCTTGCGAACTCAGACAAGACGATTTATTATCCACCCGCTTAGTCTTAATTGATGCTGAACAAGTCATCGCCCAATGTCAAGAACTGTGGCAAGCTTGGCAAGCCGCCAAAATCGCTGATCGCTCTCCCAATTGTGCCCCGATCATTCGACAACCCGAGCAACTACAACAGAGAACCTCTCCCCAAGTTTATCAAACCCTCAGACAACTGCTAGATGGTCAACAAACCCTGCGGGATTTGGCAGTTAGGATGAAACGAGATGTCTTAACCGTTACCAGTTCTCTATTACCTTATATACAATTGGGATTAGTAGAATTAATCCAACTCCCAGATTTGCCGCCTCCCATATCACCACCCACCACGACGGCGGTTGCTGTAGAACTTCCCATTCCGGGGCCACTGATTGCCTGTATTGATGATAGTCCTCTGATGTGTCAAACGATGGAAAAAATTCTCACATCAGCCAACTATCAATTTGTTGCCATCAATGATCCCCTAAGAGCGATCGCTATTCTTTTAGCCCGTAAACCCGAATTAATCTTTTTAGATTTAGTCATGCCAAATGCCAATGGCTATGAAATCTGTTCTCAATTACGTAAAATGTCTTATTTTAAAACCACGCCGATCATTATTTTAACCGGTAATGATGGCTTAGTTGACCGAGTTAGAGCCAAAATGGTAGGCTCGAGTGACTTTATCAGTAAACCTGTTAATCCTGAAACTGTTTTAGGCATTATTCGTAAACATCTTAAAGAAGAGGCACCCGTCTAA
- a CDS encoding response regulator transcription factor produces the protein MGTALVIDDSLTEREIITHYLKQAGITVSTANSGEEALEKLNSQLPDLIVLDVVLPGRSGFEICRVLKAEAKTQKIPVILCSTKGSEMDKFWGLKQGADAYIPKPVDQQLLLRTVKQLLEF, from the coding sequence ATGGGTACTGCCTTAGTCATTGATGATTCTTTAACAGAACGCGAAATTATCACCCATTACCTGAAACAAGCAGGTATTACTGTGTCCACAGCCAATAGTGGAGAGGAAGCCTTAGAAAAACTTAATAGTCAACTGCCAGACTTAATTGTCTTGGATGTGGTTTTGCCGGGTCGGAGTGGTTTTGAAATTTGTCGGGTCCTCAAAGCCGAAGCAAAAACCCAAAAAATTCCCGTCATTCTCTGTTCTACAAAAGGGAGTGAAATGGATAAATTTTGGGGGCTGAAACAGGGTGCAGATGCCTACATCCCTAAACCAGTGGATCAGCAATTGTTGCTTCGTACCGTCAAGCAGCTTCTTGAATTTTAG
- a CDS encoding methyl-accepting chemotaxis protein: protein MTQTSSSPNPDHSKPVNPSSPNLKEPGLELNSSQDPLPPLPPLPLPTSYRQQSDSEDNPSTIFSPGNYPSQKSSLSVPPLSLKNLRLRFWDKQGLRYKAAVIACLLGILPATFVGLATYSELHGSLNQQAQKYGQDQQFKQDLAHIYAQTRLTLLLSIGVSGLLVGITAWWLADRATSPIRSVAKAVRQIGRGELDTRVELAGQDELAILGENINAMTVQLKTLVKQQTLSIQQANLLAEIGGTLVTDEQQLTPIFNTTLEGLRNILYADRTVIYRFKSDGSGYISHESLAEGWSSALYQHITDPCIPIEVLESYVNGQITAIEDVFNESLHPEHLELLVRLQIRASLIVPLLKERKLYGLLIIHHCTNPHAWTQGEVSFTLSVAEKLNTVLDRLNNQLQRKEEAMRAQNLRDITLKIASALSNRDVFELVCREMRLALNTDRVIVYRFDANWKGTIIAESVGEGLPKALKAEIADPCFADRYVDKYRQGRVKATSNIYEAGLTDCHLKQLEPFKVKANLVAPILNKGELLGLLIAHQCDQPRYWEQAEIDFFSQIATQVGLALDRTDLLEQQRKAEEEQRWAREQIQRRALELLMEVDPVSRGDLTIRASVTEDEIGTIADSYNATIENLRRIVTQVKNAAIALATTTTYNEEAIHALSGDAILSAENVSVALEQLQLMSGSIRAVAANAEQAESAVAQAALTVEAGEDAMNRTVDGIMAIRETVAETAKKVKRLGESSQKISKVVNLISSFADQTNLLALNASIEAAHAGEEGRGFAVVADEVRSLARQSAEATAEIESLVASIQAETNEVVAAMEAGTEQVVMGTKLVDETRKSLNQITAVSIQINELVEAITQSALEQSATSDSVTQMMAQVAVLSDKTSLEATQVSDSFKQLLEVAQALQESVQAFKVE, encoded by the coding sequence ATGACTCAGACTTCTTCATCGCCCAATCCTGACCACTCTAAACCCGTAAATCCTTCCTCGCCTAACCTAAAAGAACCTGGTCTGGAACTCAACTCATCACAAGACCCTCTTCCTCCTTTACCTCCTTTACCTCTACCAACATCTTATCGGCAGCAAAGCGACTCAGAAGATAATCCTAGTACAATCTTTTCCCCAGGCAATTATCCCTCTCAAAAGTCTTCCCTTTCAGTGCCGCCATTGTCTCTGAAAAACCTGCGCTTACGGTTCTGGGACAAACAAGGACTACGCTATAAAGCCGCCGTGATCGCTTGTTTGCTTGGCATCTTGCCAGCTACCTTTGTGGGATTAGCGACTTACTCTGAGTTGCACGGAAGTCTGAACCAACAGGCACAAAAATATGGCCAAGATCAACAATTTAAGCAAGATTTGGCCCATATTTATGCTCAAACTCGTTTAACCCTCCTCTTAAGCATAGGAGTCAGCGGCCTTTTAGTGGGAATTACTGCTTGGTGGTTAGCTGACCGGGCTACCAGTCCGATTCGTTCGGTGGCCAAAGCTGTCCGCCAAATTGGTCGCGGAGAACTCGATACTCGCGTTGAATTAGCCGGACAAGATGAATTGGCCATTCTCGGGGAAAATATTAACGCCATGACCGTGCAACTCAAAACCCTAGTCAAGCAACAAACCCTATCTATTCAACAAGCTAACCTCTTGGCTGAAATCGGAGGCACCCTGGTAACCGATGAACAACAGCTAACTCCCATCTTTAACACCACTCTCGAAGGACTGAGAAACATTCTCTACGCTGACCGGACAGTGATTTATCGCTTCAAAAGCGATGGGAGCGGCTATATTTCCCATGAATCTCTTGCTGAGGGTTGGTCGAGTGCCCTCTATCAACATATCACTGACCCCTGTATCCCCATTGAGGTTTTAGAATCCTACGTCAATGGTCAAATTACTGCTATAGAAGATGTTTTTAATGAATCTTTACATCCAGAACATTTAGAATTATTAGTTCGCCTGCAAATTCGAGCCAGTTTAATTGTCCCTCTGCTCAAAGAGCGCAAACTCTACGGGCTATTAATCATTCATCATTGCACCAATCCTCATGCTTGGACTCAAGGAGAGGTGAGTTTTACTCTCTCTGTGGCTGAAAAACTCAACACAGTTCTAGATCGCCTTAACAACCAACTCCAGCGTAAAGAAGAAGCGATGCGTGCCCAAAATTTACGGGATATCACCCTTAAAATTGCTTCCGCTTTGAGCAATCGAGATGTGTTTGAACTGGTTTGTCGGGAAATGCGTCTAGCGCTCAATACCGATCGCGTGATCGTCTATCGCTTTGATGCTAACTGGAAAGGAACCATTATCGCTGAATCAGTAGGCGAGGGTTTGCCCAAAGCTTTAAAAGCAGAAATTGCTGACCCCTGTTTTGCTGACCGATATGTCGATAAATACCGTCAAGGCCGCGTTAAAGCCACTTCTAATATTTACGAAGCCGGCTTAACAGATTGTCATCTCAAACAACTTGAACCGTTTAAGGTAAAAGCGAATCTGGTGGCCCCTATTCTCAATAAAGGTGAACTGTTAGGATTACTGATTGCCCATCAATGCGATCAGCCGCGCTATTGGGAACAAGCAGAAATCGACTTTTTCTCCCAAATTGCTACTCAAGTAGGACTCGCTCTCGACCGGACCGACCTACTCGAACAACAGCGCAAAGCAGAAGAAGAACAACGTTGGGCTAGAGAACAAATCCAAAGACGCGCTCTAGAGTTGCTGATGGAAGTTGACCCCGTATCCAGAGGAGATTTAACGATTCGCGCCTCGGTTACCGAAGATGAAATTGGCACCATTGCTGACTCCTATAACGCCACTATCGAAAATTTGCGCCGCATTGTAACTCAGGTTAAAAATGCAGCCATCGCTCTAGCCACCACCACCACCTACAATGAAGAAGCCATTCATGCTCTCTCGGGAGATGCTATCCTCAGCGCCGAAAATGTCTCTGTAGCTCTCGAACAATTGCAATTGATGAGCGGCTCAATTCGAGCGGTAGCCGCCAACGCTGAACAAGCTGAATCGGCGGTTGCTCAAGCGGCACTGACGGTAGAAGCGGGAGAAGATGCCATGAACCGCACAGTTGACGGGATTATGGCTATTCGAGAAACCGTAGCTGAAACCGCTAAAAAGGTTAAAAGACTTGGGGAGTCATCGCAAAAGATTTCTAAAGTCGTTAACCTGATTAGTAGTTTTGCTGACCAAACGAACCTACTCGCACTCAATGCTTCTATTGAAGCGGCTCACGCAGGAGAAGAAGGACGAGGTTTTGCGGTGGTTGCTGATGAAGTCCGTTCTCTAGCTCGCCAATCTGCGGAAGCTACAGCCGAAATTGAGTCTTTAGTTGCCAGTATTCAAGCAGAAACCAATGAAGTAGTGGCGGCGATGGAAGCAGGGACAGAGCAAGTAGTCATGGGGACAAAGTTAGTAGATGAAACTCGTAAGAGTCTTAACCAAATTACGGCTGTTAGTATTCAAATTAATGAGTTAGTTGAAGCCATTACTCAATCAGCTTTGGAGCAATCAGCGACTTCTGACTCGGTAACCCAAATGATGGCTCAAGTAGCTGTCCTGTCTGATAAAACCTCTTTAGAAGCGACTCAAGTTTCTGATTCTTTTAAACAGCTTCTTGAAGTGGCTCAAGCTTTACAAGAAAGTGTTCAAGCTTTTAAAGTTGAATGA
- a CDS encoding chemotaxis protein CheW has product MALFTSIYPRRKALYQAEAKKTFISFRLRNCWFALPITSVQKVIVLENIDGDPKGTGLGLTRYQNQEILVIDVGYKIFGEAQQNLEKIADFAEEEQRYLAILSNPTVNIWGLPIDSPPTIQRVSESAFTDIPDAYLAMGNLQCISSKMIQIPDAPAIFLLETELLCENFLSK; this is encoded by the coding sequence ATGGCTCTTTTTACTTCTATTTATCCTCGTAGAAAAGCTTTATATCAGGCAGAAGCTAAAAAAACCTTTATTAGTTTTCGTCTAAGAAATTGTTGGTTTGCCTTGCCGATAACTTCAGTCCAAAAAGTCATTGTCTTAGAAAATATAGACGGCGATCCGAAAGGAACAGGACTGGGTTTAACTCGCTATCAAAACCAAGAAATTTTAGTGATTGATGTCGGCTATAAAATTTTTGGAGAAGCACAACAAAATTTAGAAAAAATCGCTGATTTTGCCGAAGAGGAGCAGCGTTATTTAGCCATTTTATCTAATCCTACCGTCAATATTTGGGGGTTACCCATCGACTCACCGCCAACTATTCAAAGAGTATCAGAATCAGCTTTTACAGATATTCCCGATGCTTATTTAGCGATGGGAAACCTTCAATGTATTAGTTCAAAAATGATTCAAATTCCCGATGCACCGGCAATTTTTTTGCTTGAAACTGAGCTTTTGTGTGAGAACTTTCTGAGCAAATAG